In a single window of the Micromonospora inositola genome:
- a CDS encoding TetR/AcrR family transcriptional regulator, which produces MEQQIRHAPNRLERRKARTRSALVRAAQTFLAAGQLNVPILELTQAADVGMGSFYNHFDSREQLFQAAVEDALDRYGALLDELTVGLDDPAHVFAQSFRLTGRLHRRNPELSKVLLNNGLALAGSGRGLAPRARRDIEDGVRAGRFQVREPELAMVIVAGAALCLGQLLHDHPERDDAAATDQVTEDVLRMLGLAADEAHEICQRPLPDLHGRRP; this is translated from the coding sequence ATGGAGCAGCAGATCAGGCACGCCCCGAACCGCCTGGAACGGCGCAAAGCCCGCACCCGCTCGGCGCTCGTTCGCGCGGCCCAGACCTTCCTCGCCGCCGGACAGCTGAACGTCCCGATTCTCGAACTCACCCAGGCCGCGGACGTGGGTATGGGCTCGTTCTACAACCACTTCGACAGCAGGGAACAGCTCTTCCAGGCCGCAGTGGAAGACGCACTCGACCGCTACGGCGCCCTGCTCGACGAGCTGACCGTCGGCCTGGACGACCCGGCTCACGTCTTCGCGCAGAGCTTCCGGCTGACCGGACGCCTCCACCGCCGGAATCCCGAACTGAGCAAGGTCCTGCTCAACAACGGCCTGGCCCTGGCCGGCTCAGGCAGGGGGCTCGCGCCTCGAGCCCGGCGCGACATCGAAGACGGCGTCCGCGCCGGCCGGTTCCAGGTGCGCGAGCCCGAATTGGCGATGGTGATCGTGGCCGGCGCCGCGCTGTGCCTTGGCCAACTGCTGCACGACCACCCCGAGCGTGACGACGCCGCAGCCACCGACCAGGTCACGGAGGACGTGCTGCGCATGCTCGGCCTCGCGGCCGACGAGGCCCACGAGATCTGCCAACGCCCGCTGCCCGACCTGCATGGCCGTCGCCCGTAG
- a CDS encoding FUSC family protein has product MAAERGDLSRPNAAAGHAKDLAAKARRHGGEAGRLRLRLFTIILFVAAQCGLAATLSWGLAHDVLGRPAPIFAPSAAVGTIVAALGQRALRTAEMLLGVGLGLLVSDFLIRSLGFGPWQIGLVVMLAIAVALLMTGRSGALVAQAGSTAVLIATFSHVQQGLEWARIVDAGVGGAIGLAVVALLLPINPMRILERAVAPVAATLHTQLREVAHALARRDPDRAIRALDQLTGMEPDLARLHEALAGAEEVTTIAPLRWQRRIDVKHYRRGIQHIDRVILGCRALARWAATTLQYDEPVPEELPGAVDRLAEAIQLLRREARAGGPFDQTRNAVLDGARLAGQAYHRGVKPFSDAVVIQLRTMASDLLRATGYEPETANRMVREAATS; this is encoded by the coding sequence ATGGCTGCTGAGCGGGGAGACCTGTCTCGCCCCAACGCCGCTGCCGGGCACGCCAAGGACCTGGCGGCGAAGGCCCGGCGTCACGGTGGCGAAGCAGGCCGGCTGAGGCTGCGCCTGTTCACGATCATTCTGTTCGTAGCAGCTCAATGTGGGCTTGCCGCCACGTTGTCCTGGGGGCTGGCGCACGACGTCCTGGGTCGCCCCGCACCGATCTTCGCGCCCAGCGCGGCCGTCGGCACGATCGTCGCCGCCCTCGGGCAGCGCGCCTTACGTACCGCCGAGATGCTGCTCGGCGTCGGGCTGGGCCTGCTCGTCAGTGACTTTCTCATTCGCTCCCTCGGGTTCGGGCCCTGGCAGATCGGCCTGGTGGTGATGCTGGCCATCGCCGTCGCCCTGTTGATGACCGGGCGCAGCGGTGCGCTGGTCGCTCAGGCGGGCAGTACCGCTGTGCTGATCGCCACGTTCTCCCACGTGCAGCAGGGCCTCGAATGGGCGCGGATCGTCGACGCGGGAGTGGGCGGCGCCATCGGGCTGGCGGTAGTGGCGTTGCTGCTACCGATCAACCCGATGCGCATTCTCGAGCGGGCTGTCGCACCGGTCGCCGCGACCCTCCACACGCAGCTTCGAGAGGTGGCACACGCACTCGCCCGGCGTGACCCGGACCGCGCGATACGGGCGCTGGACCAGCTGACCGGCATGGAACCCGACCTCGCCCGGCTGCACGAGGCCCTGGCTGGCGCCGAGGAGGTAACGACGATCGCGCCGCTACGCTGGCAACGCCGAATCGATGTCAAGCACTACCGGCGCGGCATCCAGCACATCGATCGGGTGATCCTCGGGTGCCGGGCGCTGGCCCGCTGGGCCGCGACCACGTTGCAATACGACGAGCCGGTCCCGGAGGAACTCCCCGGCGCCGTGGATAGGCTCGCCGAGGCGATCCAGTTGCTGAGGCGGGAGGCGCGGGCGGGTGGGCCGTTCGACCAGACCCGCAACGCGGTGTTGGACGGGGCGCGCCTGGCCGGCCAGGCGTACCACAGGGGCGTCAAGCCCTTCTCGGACGCCGTGGTGATCCAGCTGCGCACCATGGCGAGTGACCTGCTCCGGGCGACCGGGTATGAGCCGGAGACGGCCAACCGGATGGTGCGCGAGGCGGCCACTTCCTAG
- a CDS encoding low temperature requirement protein A, which translates to MSATFKALRHGTTTVKTGRNGRNGRPMTTGRASKLLRRPGQGRAGFLELFLDLVFVLAFSRLSQELLKHPSWTGAFQTLVLLFAVLFVWIAATRFTDTFDPRRPLIQLVVMSIMFGTLVMAAAAPEAFGRRGLVFAGVYVFVRLGIFAVAILLLRGHEGQRNALRLLFWVGVSAVLWIAGAFLPGWVRGALWMTAAAVEFVGIALGFPTPRLGRSGERRLEVVVSEEHVAERFRQFFIIALGEPILVTGLAFANGPFGADRSAAALVAFATTALLWRIYIHRAGALIAGAITAAPNRLRVAVLAVYAHVIMIAGIVTIAVGDELLITHPLGHPNPAWTAVILAGPALFLAGRAIFEYAVFGRVSAPRVIGALALVALTPAMRPLPPLAVATTAALILAGVAVADAARARRFPSEQPSPPG; encoded by the coding sequence ATGTCGGCAACGTTCAAGGCCCTACGGCATGGTACGACTACGGTCAAGACCGGCAGAAACGGCAGAAACGGGCGGCCGATGACGACGGGCAGGGCGAGCAAGCTGCTACGAAGGCCCGGGCAGGGGCGGGCGGGATTCCTGGAACTGTTCTTGGACCTGGTGTTCGTCCTGGCGTTCTCCCGGCTCTCGCAGGAGCTGCTGAAGCATCCGAGCTGGACTGGCGCGTTCCAGACACTGGTGTTGCTGTTCGCCGTGCTGTTTGTCTGGATCGCTGCCACGAGGTTTACGGACACGTTCGACCCGCGACGTCCGCTGATCCAGCTGGTGGTCATGTCGATCATGTTCGGCACCCTCGTGATGGCGGCTGCGGCGCCGGAGGCGTTCGGCCGGCGGGGCCTGGTCTTCGCAGGTGTGTACGTCTTCGTCCGGCTTGGTATCTTCGCTGTCGCGATCCTTCTGTTGCGGGGCCACGAGGGGCAGCGCAACGCGCTGCGGCTACTGTTCTGGGTCGGCGTGAGCGCGGTGCTCTGGATCGCGGGGGCTTTCCTGCCCGGCTGGGTGCGGGGAGCGCTGTGGATGACGGCGGCGGCCGTGGAGTTCGTGGGGATCGCACTCGGCTTCCCCACGCCGCGGCTGGGCCGCAGCGGCGAGCGTCGACTCGAGGTCGTGGTCTCCGAAGAACACGTGGCCGAGCGGTTCCGGCAGTTCTTCATCATCGCGCTCGGCGAGCCGATCCTGGTGACCGGACTGGCATTCGCAAACGGACCGTTCGGGGCTGACCGCAGCGCCGCGGCCCTGGTGGCGTTCGCCACCACGGCACTGCTGTGGCGCATCTACATCCACCGCGCCGGAGCACTGATAGCCGGCGCCATCACGGCGGCCCCCAACCGACTCCGCGTTGCTGTCCTGGCGGTCTACGCCCACGTGATCATGATCGCCGGCATCGTCACCATCGCCGTCGGCGACGAACTCCTCATCACCCACCCGCTCGGACACCCGAACCCGGCCTGGACCGCCGTCATCCTCGCCGGACCCGCCCTGTTCCTCGCCGGACGAGCCATCTTCGAGTACGCGGTGTTCGGCCGCGTGTCCGCCCCCCGCGTGATCGGCGCACTCGCCCTGGTCGCCCTCACCCCGGCAATGCGGCCGCTGCCGCCGCTCGCGGTAGCCACCACCGCCGCCCTCATCCTGGCCGGCGTCGCCGTAGCCGACGCGGCCCGTGCCCGACGATTCCCATCCGAGCAGCCATCACCACCCGGTTGA